The candidate division KSB1 bacterium genome contains a region encoding:
- a CDS encoding fibronectin type III domain-containing protein: MLKIASAISFVLLLSIPGYTDDVNASWDPNSESDLAGYRIYYGTQSGSYNTNVDAGNATSVEIKGLQTNTTYYFVVTAYDVAGNESTFSQEVSLFIPPPSDTQAPTAPKNVKVVISTSSN, translated from the coding sequence ATGCTAAAAATAGCCAGCGCTATCTCATTTGTTCTTTTATTAAGTATTCCCGGATATACAGACGATGTCAACGCATCATGGGATCCAAATTCAGAGTCCGACTTGGCCGGATACCGGATTTATTACGGTACTCAATCTGGCAGCTATAATACCAATGTTGATGCGGGGAATGCAACTTCTGTAGAAATCAAAGGTTTGCAGACAAACACGACATATTACTTCGTAGTTACTGCTTACGATGTAGCCGGTAACGAAAGTACATTTTCGCAAGAAGTTAGTTTATTTATTCCTCCGCCCTCAGATACTCAGGCACCGACAGCGCCGAAAAATGTAAAAGTCGTCATCAGTACATCCTCAAACTAA